AATGACGCTTCGCGAACAAGTTCGCTCCTACAGGGAAGAGCATTGCCCTTCAACGCTCAATAATAGCCGTCACGCCCTGTCCACCCGCCGCGCAGATCGAGATCAATCCGCGCCCCTGCCCCGCCATGCTCAGCAGCTTCGCAAGATTGGCGACAATGCGCCCACCCGTGGCGGCAAACGGGTGTCCTGCTGCCAGCGAGCTGCCCTTCACATTAAGTTTGCTGCGATCAATCGAACCCAGCGGCGCATCCAGTCCAAGCCTTGTTTTGCAGTACTCAGGATCTTCCCACGCCTTCAACGTGCACAGCACCTGCGCCGCGAAGGCCTCGTGAATCTCGTAATAATCGAAGTCCTGTAGCGTCAAACCGTTACGTGCCAACAAGCGCGGAACGGCGTAGACCGGCGCCATCAACAAGCCTTCGGCGCCGTGCACGAAATCCACAGCCGCTGCCTCGCCATCGCGCAAATAGGCCAGCACCGGCAATCCACGCGCCTGCGCCCATTCCTCACTCGCCAACAGCACCACAGATGCACCGTCCGTCAGCGGCGTCGAGTTACCCGCTGTCAGCGTGCCTTTGGCGCTACGCTCGTAGGCGGGCTTAAGCGATGCGAGCTTCTTCAGGCTGGCATCGGGGCGCAGGTTGTTGTCGCGGTTCAGGCCGCGATAAGGCGTTAACAGGTCGTCGTGCCACCCTTCGGCATACGCTGCCACCATTTTTTGATGACTCTGCAGCGCCAGCTCATCCTGGGCTTCACGCGGGATCTGCCATGTTTGCGCCATCAGTTCGCAGTGCTGGCCCATGGACAAACCTGTGCGCGGTTCACCATTTCGCGGCAGTTCAGGCTTGAGATTGTGCGGGCGCAGTTGCAGCAGCGCTTTCATCTTTTCAGCGACGGTTTTGCTGCGATTGACCTGAAGCAGGATGTGCCGCAGATCTTCGTTGACCCCAATTGGCGCGTCAGACGTCGTGTCAACGCCGCCCGCGATGCCACACTCGATCTGCCTCAACGCAATTTTGTTGGCGACCAAGAGCGCCGCTTCAAGCCCGGTGCCGCACGCTTGCTGAATGTCATACGCGGGTGTTTGCGGCGACAACCTTGAACCAAGTACGCACTCGCGCGTGAGGTTGAAATCCCGCGAATGCTTGAGCACCGCGCCAGCCGCGACTTCGCCCATGCGCAGCCCATGCAGATTGAACCGCTCGATCAAACCTTCGAGCGCTGCGGTCAGCATTTCCTGATTACTGGCCGTGGCATAAGGCCCGTTGGAGCGCGCAAACGGAATGCGATTACCACCAATGATGGCGACGCGGCATGGCTGATTCATCGAAATCTCCCTTTCGTCTTCAGGATTGGCCTACGAAGCTTTGGCAGCTGACAGCGTAGGACTTATTGCAACTGCATGTGGTCCACTGATTTGAACCCCGACTCGAGGAGAGTGTTCCATGGCATCTGATCGCTACATTGACTTCGCCAACTCGGACATCGGTCGCCGACTTGTCGGGGCGGTCGGGCTTCCGGCGCCGGCGAGGCTGGAGCGTTGGCAGGCCGGACGTCTTCGCCCGGTCGAAGGTTCGTTGTTGATCAGCTCCGGTCCGCTGGCTGAACAAGTGCGCGGGTTCGCAGCGCGCATGACTGATCTGCTGTTCAGCTTTGCCGGCGATGTTCCGGGCGATAACCCATGGATCGAAGGCCAGGGCCCCAAACTCAAAGCAGTGGTGTTTGACGCCAGCACGTTCACTTATACCGATCAGCTCGCCGCGCTCAGGTCGTTCTTTCAGCCAATACTGCGCAGCCTGGATGCCAGCGCGCGCATCGTGATTCTCGGTAAAACGCCAGGCACGCTGAGCGATCCGCTCGCTGCCAGCACCCAGCAAGCCATTGAGGGCTTCACGCGATCCCTCGCCAAAGAGCTGCGCAATGGCGCCACCGCGCAATTGCTGCAGGTGGACGATGGCGCAGAGAATCA
The DNA window shown above is from Pseudomonas sp. BSw22131 and carries:
- a CDS encoding acetyl-CoA C-acetyltransferase — protein: MNQPCRVAIIGGNRIPFARSNGPYATASNQEMLTAALEGLIERFNLHGLRMGEVAAGAVLKHSRDFNLTRECVLGSRLSPQTPAYDIQQACGTGLEAALLVANKIALRQIECGIAGGVDTTSDAPIGVNEDLRHILLQVNRSKTVAEKMKALLQLRPHNLKPELPRNGEPRTGLSMGQHCELMAQTWQIPREAQDELALQSHQKMVAAYAEGWHDDLLTPYRGLNRDNNLRPDASLKKLASLKPAYERSAKGTLTAGNSTPLTDGASVVLLASEEWAQARGLPVLAYLRDGEAAAVDFVHGAEGLLMAPVYAVPRLLARNGLTLQDFDYYEIHEAFAAQVLCTLKAWEDPEYCKTRLGLDAPLGSIDRSKLNVKGSSLAAGHPFAATGGRIVANLAKLLSMAGQGRGLISICAAGGQGVTAIIER